The Methanocella arvoryzae MRE50 genome includes a region encoding these proteins:
- a CDS encoding 3-isopropylmalate dehydratase small subunit translates to MKFKGNVWKYGDNVDTDVIIPGKYLRSTDFNVFGQHAMEGIDPAFRPNKGDIIVAGENFGCGSSREQAPLAIKYAGIDCVIAKSFARIFFRNAINVGLPIVEADVFDAVAKGDIIEVDLDQGYVTANGARYVSTRLPDFLQEILYAGGLVAYRRSKR, encoded by the coding sequence ATGAAGTTCAAGGGCAACGTCTGGAAATACGGTGACAACGTAGATACAGATGTCATCATCCCGGGCAAATACTTGAGGAGCACGGACTTCAACGTCTTCGGACAGCACGCCATGGAAGGTATAGACCCGGCGTTCAGGCCGAACAAGGGCGACATTATCGTGGCGGGGGAGAACTTCGGCTGCGGCTCCTCAAGAGAGCAGGCACCGCTGGCGATCAAGTATGCAGGCATCGACTGTGTGATTGCGAAGTCCTTCGCCCGTATCTTTTTCCGGAACGCGATCAACGTCGGGCTGCCGATTGTCGAGGCGGACGTGTTCGACGCAGTCGCCAAAGGTGACATAATAGAAGTGGACTTAGATCAGGGCTACGTGACGGCCAACGGTGCCAGGTATGTGAGCACCAGGCTTCCGGACTTCCTGCAGGAGATCCTCTACGCAGGCGGGCTGGTCGCCTACCGGAGGAGTAAGCGGTGA
- a CDS encoding 3-isopropylmalate dehydratase large subunit: MGTISEEILSAASGKKADAGDFVVARVDYAMSHDGTSVLAVKAFREMKSERVWDPSRIIIPFDHLAPANTENTALLQREIRQWAAEQGIKNLYDVGEGICHQLLPENGFAMPGKVIVGADSHSCTYGAFGAFATGVGATDMAEIYTSGKLWFRVPETIKLTVDGKLPAAVTPKDVILRIAKEVGSDGATYKAMEFYGPVIDHMSIAGRMTLCNMAIEMGGKAGIVPPDEKTFAFLKGRAVEEYRPVYASRDAVYCDELHLDVSKLHPQVSCPPDVDNVKDVGEVEGTHVDQVLIGSCTNGRYEDLAGAAAILKGRKVRCRTLIIPASRSVMLDAVQTGVAADLLAAGATICNPGCGPCLGGHMGVLAEGEACLATTNRNFRGRMGKGADVYLGSPLTAAATAINGKITDPRRYI; this comes from the coding sequence GTGGGAACTATCAGTGAGGAGATATTAAGCGCCGCCTCGGGAAAAAAGGCTGATGCCGGCGACTTTGTGGTCGCCAGGGTAGACTATGCCATGAGCCACGACGGCACGTCCGTGCTCGCTGTCAAAGCGTTCAGAGAGATGAAGAGCGAGAGAGTGTGGGACCCCTCGAGGATCATCATACCGTTCGACCACCTGGCGCCTGCTAACACTGAGAACACAGCGTTACTCCAGAGGGAGATCCGGCAGTGGGCGGCTGAGCAGGGAATAAAGAACCTTTACGATGTCGGGGAGGGCATCTGCCACCAGCTGTTGCCTGAAAACGGATTCGCAATGCCCGGCAAGGTCATAGTAGGCGCAGACTCGCATTCCTGCACGTATGGCGCTTTCGGCGCCTTCGCCACCGGAGTGGGCGCCACGGACATGGCCGAGATATACACCTCGGGCAAGCTGTGGTTCAGGGTGCCGGAGACGATTAAGCTGACCGTGGACGGCAAGCTGCCGGCTGCTGTGACACCTAAAGACGTGATCCTGCGCATCGCTAAGGAAGTCGGGTCTGACGGCGCTACATACAAGGCCATGGAATTTTACGGGCCGGTAATTGATCATATGTCCATCGCAGGCCGTATGACCTTATGTAACATGGCCATCGAGATGGGCGGAAAAGCAGGGATAGTGCCGCCCGACGAGAAAACTTTCGCGTTCCTGAAAGGCAGGGCAGTGGAGGAGTACCGCCCGGTCTACGCTTCCCGGGACGCAGTATACTGCGACGAACTCCATTTAGATGTATCTAAGCTTCACCCCCAGGTTTCATGTCCCCCCGACGTAGATAACGTGAAGGACGTAGGAGAGGTAGAGGGCACGCACGTTGACCAGGTGCTTATCGGCTCGTGCACCAACGGCAGGTACGAGGACCTGGCCGGTGCCGCGGCCATACTAAAAGGCAGGAAGGTCAGGTGCCGCACGCTCATCATCCCCGCATCCAGAAGTGTCATGCTAGACGCAGTGCAGACTGGCGTAGCAGCCGATCTTCTGGCCGCCGGCGCCACGATCTGTAACCCGGGCTGCGGTCCGTGCCTCGGCGGCCACATGGGCGTCCTCGCCGAAGGAGAGGCATGCCTGGCAACGACGAACAGGAACTTCAGGGGCCGGATGGGCAAGGGCGCCGACGTGTACCTCGGCTCGCCGCTGACTGCCGCTGCCACTGCGATAAATGGCAAGATCACCGACCCGAGGAGATACATATGA